In Zea mays cultivar B73 chromosome 7, Zm-B73-REFERENCE-NAM-5.0, whole genome shotgun sequence, the following proteins share a genomic window:
- the LOC103633515 gene encoding protein transport protein SEC31 homolog B isoform X2 — MACIKSAQRAALTALAPDAPYLAAGTMTGAVDLSFSASANIEIFRLDFQSDSPDLPLLAAAPSPDRFNRLSWSRPGAVEGDSFSLGLLAGGLSDGSVAVWNPLSLISSEGKAEDAMVARLEKHTGPVCGLEFSELTPNRLASGAEQGELCIWDLKNPVEPIVYPPLKSVGSHAQAEISCLSWNPKFQHIVASTSSNGMTVVWDLRNQKPLTSFSDSNRRKCSVLQWNPDMSTQLIVASDDDSSPSLRVWDVRKTISPVREFVGHSKGVIAMSWCPYDSSFLLTCSKDNRTICWDTVSGEIISELPASANWNFDLHWYRKIPGVIAASSFDGKIGIYNLEFSGIYAAGDAVGAPARQRAPVPKWLKCSTGASFGFGGKLVSFHPVAPTQGAQASTSEVHVHNLVIEQSLVSRSAEFEDAILNGDKSSLRALCEKKSQESLSDEERETWGFLMIMFEDGDFVRTKLLAHLGFEPPQAPPASSPDELSQTLADTLNLDHATITDYADAQFLTDNGDDFFNNPQPSEASLAEDLVSTNGQQTEQEMSGDVVPSDPSIDKSIQHALVVGDYKGAVNQCLSANRIADALVIAHAGGSALWESTRNHYLKNSISPYLKVVSAMVGNDLMSFVSTWPLSSWKETLALLCTFAQKEEWHVLCDTLASRLLNIGDTLAATLCYICAGNIDKAVEIWSRTLKSEDGGKIYVDLLQDLMEKTITLALATGHKRFSSSLSKLVENYAELLASQGLLKTAMEYLKLLGSDEHSNELAILRDRIACSMEENDNARSYVSESTATPSLYGTNQSYTAPDHSQNVYQVPQPYNVPSNTYSEAYPQQPTGAYGYNNTYQPQQPTHMFVPPSAPASSQQQPGPSPVPVPQQTVKAFTPANPAGLKNPGQYQQPNTLGSQLYTGTANQQYPSGPSASYPSGPPTTFHQPVSPVQYQPVAPPVSSFGPSAPVPATVPNQMFPHSAAANSTSRFMPSNNQSFAPRPGLSPAQPSSPTQVQAQPAPPAPPPTVQTADTTKVSAELRPVIGTLTRLFDETSKALGGSQATQAKKREIEDNSRKIGALFSKLNSDDISPNVASKLRQLCSAIDASDFATAMHLQVLLTTSDWDECNFWLAALKRMIKTRQNFRM; from the exons ATGGCGTGCATCAAGAGCGCGCAGCGGGCGGCGCTGACGGCGTTGGCGCCGGACGCGCCGTACCTCGCCGCGGGCACCAtgaccggcgccgtcgacttgagcttctccgcctccgCCAACATCGAGATCTTCCGCCTCGACTTCCAGTCCGACTCCCCGGACCTCCCGCTcctcgccgccgcgccctccccggACCGCTTCAACCGCCTCTCCTGGTCGCGCCCGGGCGCCGTCGAGGGCGACTCCTTTTCGCTTGGACTCCTCGCCGGTGGCCTCAGCGACGGTTCCGTCGCCGTGTGGAACCCGCTGAGCTTGATCAG CTCCGAGGGGAAAGCGGAGGACGCCATGGTCGCGCGTCTGGAGAAGCACACCGGACCG GTTTGTGGACTGGAGTTCAGTGAGCTGACACCGAATCGGCTCGCTTCTGGGGCTGAGCAGGGGGAGCTTTGCATCTGGGATCTCAAGAACCCCGTTGAGCCAATTGTGTACCCTCCACTCAAG AGTGTTGGGTCCCATGCTCAAGCTGAAATCTCTTGTTTATCCTGGAATCCCAAGTTTCAACATATAGTTGCCTCAACTTCGAGTAATGGGATGACAG TTGTTTGGGATTTAAGGAACCAGAAACCACTGACTAG TTTTTCAGATTCAAATCGAAGGAAATGCTCTGTTCTCCAGTGGAATCCAGATATGTCCACCCAGTTGATTGTTGCATCAGATGATGACAGTTCTCCCTCACTGAGA gtttgggatgtgaggAAGACCATTTCACCAGTAAGAGAATTTGTTGGCCATTCAAAAG GTGTAATTGCTATGTCGTGGTGTCCTTATGATAGTTCATTCTTGCTTACATGTTCAAAAGACAACAGAACAATTTGCTGGGATACTGTTAGTGGAGAG ATTATTAGTGAGCTACCTGCAAGTGCTAATTGGAACTTTGACCTTCACTGGTACCGGAAAATACCAGGTGTCATTGCAGCATCCTCATTTGATGGGAAGATCGGCATATACAACCTAGAG TTCTCTGGTATTTATGCGGCTGGCGATGCTGTTGGTGCCCCAG CGCGTCAAAGGGCTCCGGTTCCAAAATGGTTGAAATGCTCCACTGGTGCATCTTTTGGCTTTGGTGGTAAACTTGTTTCTTTCCATCCGGTGGCACCCACCCAAGGTGCACAAGCATCTACATCTGAG GTGCATGTGCACAATTTGGTGATTGAGCAAAGTCTGGTGAGCCGATCAGCTGAGTTTGAAGATGCTATTCTGAATGGCGACAAAAGTTCGCTGCGTGCTCTGTGTGAAAAAAAATCACAAGAATCTTT ATCTGATGAGGAGAGAGAAACATGGGGCTTCTTGATGATTATGTTTGAGGACGGGGATTTTGTAAGGACAAAATTGCTTGCTCATCTTGGCTTCGAACCACCTCAGGCACCACCTGCAAGTTCACCTGATGAATTGAGCCAAACATTGGCAGATACACTTAATCTTGATCACGCCACAATAACCGATTATGCAGATGCCCAATTTCTTACTGATAACGGGGATGATTTTTTCAACAATCCTCAACCTTCAGAGGCTAGTTTGGCTGAAGATTTAGTTTCTACAAATGGTCAACAGACAGAGCAGGAAATGTCTGGAGATGTTGTGCCGTCAGATCCATCAATTGACAAAAGTATTCAGCATGCATTGGTGGTTGGAGACTACAAAGGGGCGGTTAACCAGTGTCTTTCTGCTAATCGTATAGCTGATGCTTTGGTTATAGCCCATGCCGGTGGTTCTGCTCTCTGGGAAAGCACAAGAAATCATTATCTTAAAAACAGTATCTCACCTTACTTAAAG GTTGTCTCCGCTATGGTGGGCAATGATTTAATGAGTTTTGTAAGTACCTGGCCACTAAGTTCATGGAAGGAAACTCTTGCTCTGCTTTGCACG TTTGCACAGAAAGAGGAGTGGCATGTTTTGTGTGACACGCTTGCGTCTAGACTTCTAAATATCGGAGATACACTAGCTGCAACCCTCTGTTATATTTGTGCTGGAAATATTGATAAAGCTGTTGAAATATGGTCCCGCACCTTGAAATCTGAAGATGGTGGGAAGATTTATGTTGATCTTCTCCAG GATTTGATGGAAAAAACCATTACTCTCGCCCTTGCTACGGGCCACAAGAGATTTAGCTCATCACTGTCTAAGCTTGTTGAGAACTACGCTGAATTGCTGGCTAGTCAAGGTCTTCTTAAAACTGCAATGGAGTATTTAAAACTGTTGGGATCAGATGAACATTCAAATGAGCTGGCAATTTTGAGAGATCGAATTGCATGTTCTATGGAAG AGAATGATAATGCTAGGAGTTATGTTTCTGAAAGCACCGCCACTCCTTCCCTTTATGGCACAAATCAATCTTATACAGCCCCAGACCATTCTCAGAATGTTTACCAG GTACCTCAGCCATACAATGTACCAAGTAATACATATTCAGAAGCTTACCCACAACAACCTACTGGCGCCTATGGATACAACAACACATATCAACCTCAACAACCAACCCATATGTTTGTTCCACCTAGCGCCCCTGCCAGCTCTCAG CAACAGCCAGGCCCTTCACCTGTACCAGTGCCTCAGCAAACAGTGAAGGCATTTACTCCTGCGAACCCAGCTGGTCTAAAAAATCCGGGACAATATCAGCAACCTAATACCCTAGGTTCCCAGCTTTACACG GGCACTGCAAATCAACAGTATCCTTCTGGACCATCTGCTTCTTATCCAAGCGGACCTCCAACAACATTTCATCAGCCTGTATCACCTGTTCAATACCAGCCTGTTGCTCCACCAGTATCTTCTTTTGGTCCGAGCGCTCCTGTACCAGCAACAGTCCCTAACCAGATGTTTCCCCATTCTGCTGCTGCTAACTCAACTTCAAGGTTCATGCCATCGAACAATCAAAGCTTTGCTCCGAGGCCAGGTCTAAGTCCCGCACAGCCCTCAAGTCCAACACAGGTGCAGGCACagccagctcctcctgcaccgccCCCGACTGTGCAGACAGCTGATACGACAAAAGTGTCTG CTGAGTTGAGACCTGTTATTGGTACACTAACTAGACTATTCGATGAGACGTCCAAAGCTCTGGGAGGATCACAAGCTACTCAAGCAAAAAAGCGTGAAATTGAGGACAATTCAAGGAAAATAGGGGCATTGTTTTCAAAACTAAATAGTGATGACATATCTCCAAACGTTGCATCAAAACTCAGGCAGTTGTGCAGTGCAATTGATGCTAGCGATTTTGCCACTGCGATGCACCTCCAG GTACTCTTAACAACAAGTGACTGGGACGAGTGCAACTTCTGGCTCGCGGCATTGAAgcggatgatcaagacaaggcagAATTTCAGAATGTAA
- the LOC103633515 gene encoding protein transport protein SEC31 homolog B isoform X1: protein MACIKSAQRAALTALAPDAPYLAAGTMTGAVDLSFSASANIEIFRLDFQSDSPDLPLLAAAPSPDRFNRLSWSRPGAVEGDSFSLGLLAGGLSDGSVAVWNPLSLISSEGKAEDAMVARLEKHTGPVCGLEFSELTPNRLASGAEQGELCIWDLKNPVEPIVYPPLKSVGSHAQAEISCLSWNPKFQHIVASTSSNGMTVVWDLRNQKPLTSFSDSNRRKCSVLQWNPDMSTQLIVASDDDSSPSLRVWDVRKTISPVREFVGHSKGVIAMSWCPYDSSFLLTCSKDNRTICWDTVSGEIISELPASANWNFDLHWYRKIPGVIAASSFDGKIGIYNLEFSGIYAAGDAVGAPARQRAPVPKWLKCSTGASFGFGGKLVSFHPVAPTQGAQASTSEVHVHNLVIEQSLVSRSAEFEDAILNGDKSSLRALCEKKSQESLSDEERETWGFLMIMFEDGDFVRTKLLAHLGFEPPQAPPASSPDELSQTLADTLNLDHATITDYADAQFLTDNGDDFFNNPQPSEASLAEDLVSTNGQQTEQEMSGDVVPSDPSIDKSIQHALVVGDYKGAVNQCLSANRIADALVIAHAGGSALWESTRNHYLKNSISPYLKVVSAMVGNDLMSFVSTWPLSSWKETLALLCTFAQKEEWHVLCDTLASRLLNIGDTLAATLCYICAGNIDKAVEIWSRTLKSEDGGKIYVDLLQDLMEKTITLALATGHKRFSSSLSKLVENYAELLASQGLLKTAMEYLKLLGSDEHSNELAILRDRIACSMEENDNARSYVSESTATPSLYGTNQSYTAPDHSQNVYQQVPQPYNVPSNTYSEAYPQQPTGAYGYNNTYQPQQPTHMFVPPSAPASSQQQPGPSPVPVPQQTVKAFTPANPAGLKNPGQYQQPNTLGSQLYTGTANQQYPSGPSASYPSGPPTTFHQPVSPVQYQPVAPPVSSFGPSAPVPATVPNQMFPHSAAANSTSRFMPSNNQSFAPRPGLSPAQPSSPTQVQAQPAPPAPPPTVQTADTTKVSAELRPVIGTLTRLFDETSKALGGSQATQAKKREIEDNSRKIGALFSKLNSDDISPNVASKLRQLCSAIDASDFATAMHLQVLLTTSDWDECNFWLAALKRMIKTRQNFRM, encoded by the exons ATGGCGTGCATCAAGAGCGCGCAGCGGGCGGCGCTGACGGCGTTGGCGCCGGACGCGCCGTACCTCGCCGCGGGCACCAtgaccggcgccgtcgacttgagcttctccgcctccgCCAACATCGAGATCTTCCGCCTCGACTTCCAGTCCGACTCCCCGGACCTCCCGCTcctcgccgccgcgccctccccggACCGCTTCAACCGCCTCTCCTGGTCGCGCCCGGGCGCCGTCGAGGGCGACTCCTTTTCGCTTGGACTCCTCGCCGGTGGCCTCAGCGACGGTTCCGTCGCCGTGTGGAACCCGCTGAGCTTGATCAG CTCCGAGGGGAAAGCGGAGGACGCCATGGTCGCGCGTCTGGAGAAGCACACCGGACCG GTTTGTGGACTGGAGTTCAGTGAGCTGACACCGAATCGGCTCGCTTCTGGGGCTGAGCAGGGGGAGCTTTGCATCTGGGATCTCAAGAACCCCGTTGAGCCAATTGTGTACCCTCCACTCAAG AGTGTTGGGTCCCATGCTCAAGCTGAAATCTCTTGTTTATCCTGGAATCCCAAGTTTCAACATATAGTTGCCTCAACTTCGAGTAATGGGATGACAG TTGTTTGGGATTTAAGGAACCAGAAACCACTGACTAG TTTTTCAGATTCAAATCGAAGGAAATGCTCTGTTCTCCAGTGGAATCCAGATATGTCCACCCAGTTGATTGTTGCATCAGATGATGACAGTTCTCCCTCACTGAGA gtttgggatgtgaggAAGACCATTTCACCAGTAAGAGAATTTGTTGGCCATTCAAAAG GTGTAATTGCTATGTCGTGGTGTCCTTATGATAGTTCATTCTTGCTTACATGTTCAAAAGACAACAGAACAATTTGCTGGGATACTGTTAGTGGAGAG ATTATTAGTGAGCTACCTGCAAGTGCTAATTGGAACTTTGACCTTCACTGGTACCGGAAAATACCAGGTGTCATTGCAGCATCCTCATTTGATGGGAAGATCGGCATATACAACCTAGAG TTCTCTGGTATTTATGCGGCTGGCGATGCTGTTGGTGCCCCAG CGCGTCAAAGGGCTCCGGTTCCAAAATGGTTGAAATGCTCCACTGGTGCATCTTTTGGCTTTGGTGGTAAACTTGTTTCTTTCCATCCGGTGGCACCCACCCAAGGTGCACAAGCATCTACATCTGAG GTGCATGTGCACAATTTGGTGATTGAGCAAAGTCTGGTGAGCCGATCAGCTGAGTTTGAAGATGCTATTCTGAATGGCGACAAAAGTTCGCTGCGTGCTCTGTGTGAAAAAAAATCACAAGAATCTTT ATCTGATGAGGAGAGAGAAACATGGGGCTTCTTGATGATTATGTTTGAGGACGGGGATTTTGTAAGGACAAAATTGCTTGCTCATCTTGGCTTCGAACCACCTCAGGCACCACCTGCAAGTTCACCTGATGAATTGAGCCAAACATTGGCAGATACACTTAATCTTGATCACGCCACAATAACCGATTATGCAGATGCCCAATTTCTTACTGATAACGGGGATGATTTTTTCAACAATCCTCAACCTTCAGAGGCTAGTTTGGCTGAAGATTTAGTTTCTACAAATGGTCAACAGACAGAGCAGGAAATGTCTGGAGATGTTGTGCCGTCAGATCCATCAATTGACAAAAGTATTCAGCATGCATTGGTGGTTGGAGACTACAAAGGGGCGGTTAACCAGTGTCTTTCTGCTAATCGTATAGCTGATGCTTTGGTTATAGCCCATGCCGGTGGTTCTGCTCTCTGGGAAAGCACAAGAAATCATTATCTTAAAAACAGTATCTCACCTTACTTAAAG GTTGTCTCCGCTATGGTGGGCAATGATTTAATGAGTTTTGTAAGTACCTGGCCACTAAGTTCATGGAAGGAAACTCTTGCTCTGCTTTGCACG TTTGCACAGAAAGAGGAGTGGCATGTTTTGTGTGACACGCTTGCGTCTAGACTTCTAAATATCGGAGATACACTAGCTGCAACCCTCTGTTATATTTGTGCTGGAAATATTGATAAAGCTGTTGAAATATGGTCCCGCACCTTGAAATCTGAAGATGGTGGGAAGATTTATGTTGATCTTCTCCAG GATTTGATGGAAAAAACCATTACTCTCGCCCTTGCTACGGGCCACAAGAGATTTAGCTCATCACTGTCTAAGCTTGTTGAGAACTACGCTGAATTGCTGGCTAGTCAAGGTCTTCTTAAAACTGCAATGGAGTATTTAAAACTGTTGGGATCAGATGAACATTCAAATGAGCTGGCAATTTTGAGAGATCGAATTGCATGTTCTATGGAAG AGAATGATAATGCTAGGAGTTATGTTTCTGAAAGCACCGCCACTCCTTCCCTTTATGGCACAAATCAATCTTATACAGCCCCAGACCATTCTCAGAATGTTTACCAG CAGGTACCTCAGCCATACAATGTACCAAGTAATACATATTCAGAAGCTTACCCACAACAACCTACTGGCGCCTATGGATACAACAACACATATCAACCTCAACAACCAACCCATATGTTTGTTCCACCTAGCGCCCCTGCCAGCTCTCAG CAACAGCCAGGCCCTTCACCTGTACCAGTGCCTCAGCAAACAGTGAAGGCATTTACTCCTGCGAACCCAGCTGGTCTAAAAAATCCGGGACAATATCAGCAACCTAATACCCTAGGTTCCCAGCTTTACACG GGCACTGCAAATCAACAGTATCCTTCTGGACCATCTGCTTCTTATCCAAGCGGACCTCCAACAACATTTCATCAGCCTGTATCACCTGTTCAATACCAGCCTGTTGCTCCACCAGTATCTTCTTTTGGTCCGAGCGCTCCTGTACCAGCAACAGTCCCTAACCAGATGTTTCCCCATTCTGCTGCTGCTAACTCAACTTCAAGGTTCATGCCATCGAACAATCAAAGCTTTGCTCCGAGGCCAGGTCTAAGTCCCGCACAGCCCTCAAGTCCAACACAGGTGCAGGCACagccagctcctcctgcaccgccCCCGACTGTGCAGACAGCTGATACGACAAAAGTGTCTG CTGAGTTGAGACCTGTTATTGGTACACTAACTAGACTATTCGATGAGACGTCCAAAGCTCTGGGAGGATCACAAGCTACTCAAGCAAAAAAGCGTGAAATTGAGGACAATTCAAGGAAAATAGGGGCATTGTTTTCAAAACTAAATAGTGATGACATATCTCCAAACGTTGCATCAAAACTCAGGCAGTTGTGCAGTGCAATTGATGCTAGCGATTTTGCCACTGCGATGCACCTCCAG GTACTCTTAACAACAAGTGACTGGGACGAGTGCAACTTCTGGCTCGCGGCATTGAAgcggatgatcaagacaaggcagAATTTCAGAATGTAA